A single region of the Plantactinospora soyae genome encodes:
- a CDS encoding NUDIX hydrolase, with the protein MDRRRRIGAYGLCRDGDRVLLARGSGTSAFPGVWQLPGGGIEHGEHPVAAVLREFAEETGLSVEVTGLRAVLADVVRLAGTEGPVAEHTDRIVYDVARPGGVPATDPDGRPPHVDPDGGSDAVAWFGPGELAGLALMPFTAELLGRPVDPLPEGIRVLRTGAPARSASVDRRQRFAAYGLATDPAGRILLARIADGFPGAGRWHLPGGGTDHGEQPASALLRELVEETGQLGRITALLRVSHRHNTSEFGPEGRALDWHGVRVIYRVLVDAPTEAKVTEAAGGSTASAGWFRPAEAAVLPHTEVVGTALSLLGP; encoded by the coding sequence GTGGATCGGCGACGGCGGATCGGGGCCTACGGGTTGTGTCGGGACGGGGATCGGGTGCTGCTCGCCCGAGGCTCCGGGACCTCCGCCTTCCCCGGGGTCTGGCAGCTTCCCGGCGGCGGGATCGAACACGGTGAGCACCCGGTCGCGGCGGTGCTGCGGGAGTTCGCCGAGGAGACCGGCCTGAGCGTCGAGGTGACCGGACTCCGCGCCGTGCTCGCCGACGTGGTCCGGCTGGCCGGCACCGAGGGCCCGGTGGCGGAGCACACCGACCGGATCGTCTACGACGTCGCCAGGCCGGGCGGAGTGCCGGCCACGGATCCCGACGGCCGGCCCCCGCACGTCGACCCGGACGGCGGCAGTGACGCCGTGGCCTGGTTCGGCCCGGGGGAGCTGGCCGGGCTCGCCCTGATGCCGTTCACCGCCGAGCTGCTCGGCCGACCGGTCGACCCGCTGCCGGAGGGAATCCGGGTCCTGCGTACCGGGGCGCCGGCGCGGTCGGCGTCGGTCGACCGCCGTCAGCGCTTCGCGGCGTACGGGCTGGCGACCGACCCGGCCGGCCGGATCCTGCTCGCGCGGATCGCGGACGGCTTCCCCGGCGCCGGCCGGTGGCACCTGCCGGGCGGCGGCACCGACCACGGCGAGCAGCCGGCCAGCGCGCTGCTACGGGAACTGGTGGAGGAGACCGGCCAGCTCGGCCGCATCACCGCGCTGCTGCGCGTGTCGCACCGGCACAACACCTCCGAGTTCGGTCCGGAGGGCCGCGCGCTGGACTGGCACGGGGTACGGGTGATCTACCGGGTCCTGGTCGACGCGCCCACCGAGGCGAAGGTTACCGAGGCGGCGGGAGGGTCGACCGCGAGCGCGGGCTGGTTCCGGCCGGCCGAGGCGGCGGTGCTGCCGCACACCGAGGTGGTGGGTACGGCGTTGTCCCTGCTCGGGCCCTGA
- a CDS encoding NUDIX hydrolase, translating to MTPALEPIRRIAAYAICTDSTDQVLLVRASARSGTPGVWSLPGGAIDHGEDPNHTVVRETAAETGLSVSVVGLRDVLADMRSLPHRGVTIHTDRLLYQVSVRGGTLCDRIGQSTDLARWHSVEEAAKLLLRPFTARALGLPGGPIDLRPDEAPEFPSFHAVPGPDGLHRAQRFAAYAVATDPAGRVLLTRVADGYPGAGCWHLPGGGTDYGEQPGAALIRELVEETGQRGRLVELIGVASHRDAASLGPEGYPIDWHGVRAFYRVVVDSPATPTVSDVGGSTSEARWFGRDELEALPAERLTEVTAEAVQAARLG from the coding sequence TGGTCCGCGCCTCGGCCCGGTCCGGAACGCCCGGTGTGTGGTCGCTGCCCGGCGGCGCCATCGACCACGGTGAGGACCCCAACCACACGGTGGTACGCGAGACGGCCGCGGAAACCGGCCTCTCCGTCTCCGTCGTCGGTCTCCGGGACGTCCTCGCGGACATGAGATCGCTACCGCACCGGGGCGTCACCATCCACACCGACCGGCTGCTCTACCAGGTCTCCGTGCGGGGTGGGACGCTCTGCGACCGGATCGGCCAGTCGACCGACCTGGCCCGGTGGCACAGCGTCGAGGAGGCGGCGAAACTCCTCCTGCGTCCGTTCACGGCGCGGGCCCTGGGGCTGCCGGGTGGGCCGATCGACCTGCGCCCGGACGAGGCGCCGGAGTTCCCCTCCTTCCATGCGGTGCCCGGCCCGGACGGACTGCACCGGGCCCAGCGCTTCGCGGCGTACGCGGTCGCCACCGATCCGGCCGGCCGGGTGCTGCTGACCCGGGTCGCCGACGGCTATCCCGGAGCGGGCTGCTGGCACCTGCCCGGTGGCGGCACCGACTACGGCGAGCAGCCGGGCGCGGCGCTCATCCGTGAGCTGGTCGAGGAGACCGGCCAGCGCGGCCGGCTGGTGGAGCTGATCGGGGTGGCGAGCCATCGGGACGCGGCCTCGCTCGGCCCCGAGGGCTATCCGATCGACTGGCACGGCGTACGCGCCTTCTACCGCGTGGTGGTCGACTCGCCGGCCACGCCGACGGTCAGCGACGTCGGCGGTTCCACCTCCGAGGCCCGGTGGTTCGGCCGGGACGAGCTGGAGGCGCTGCCGGCCGAGCGGCTGACCGAGGTGACCGCCGAGGCCGTCCAGGCGGCCCGGCTGGGCTGA